TTGATTAACATCAACCTGCTCCCCAAGAACCTCAGGCGCGTGCGCGAACCGGGCTACTGGCACCTCCTCGCCGTGGCCTTCCCGCTGCTGGTCCTCATCGTGGCCGGCATAATGCAGTACTCCGCCATGGCGACCGCCAACAACCTGCAGCGGGAGAAGCTGGCGCGCGAGGACCAGCTCGCCCTGCTGCAACCGTTCCTGCGCGAGCAACGCGACCTGTTGTCGCGCCAGCAGCAACTCAACCAGCTCATCAGCGTGGCGCGCAACGTGCGCGAGAACACGGTCACCTGGACGGGCGAGATCGCGGGCCTGCTCGAGACCCTGCCCGTCGGCGGCGGCACCCGCCCCGACATCGACTTCCGCACCCTCACGATGCAGAGCGTCGTGCCCGCCCGCTCCGACCCGCAACGCTACGAGGGTAAACCCGTCACGGCCGAGATGTCTGTGTCGGGCACCGTCGTGAGCCCGGAGGTCCTCGCCGACTTCATCCGCGCCCTCGAGCGCAGCCCCGACTACGGCGTGGCGTTCCAGAACGCGCAGCGCGACAGCGAGGAGGGGTACTACCAGTACTCCCTCACCGTCGGCGCGTTGGGCGGAGGTCAGCCGTGAGCCGCTCCTTCGACCTCCGGCGCCTCAAGCAGCGCGACTGGGCCATCATCTTCATCGTCGTCTCGCTCCTCGCCGCGGTGGCCTGGTACTTCTACCTCTACTCCCCCACCCAGGACCGCATCGCCCAGCTAGAGTCCGACATCACGCGCCTCGACGCCGACATCCGCCGCGGCGAGGACGCGCGCCGCAACCTCCCGAACCTGCGCCTGGCGGTGGCCGAGCTCGAGGCCGATCGCCGCGAGTTCCTGTCGCAGTTGCCCCGCGAGAGCGACATCGCCGGCCTCATTGACTCCCTGCGCGCCAGCGCGCTCGACTCGGACGTCGTGATGCAGTCGTTCGGCCAAGGGTCGGCGCAGGAGCAGGTGCAGGACGTGAGGTCGATCGGCTTCAACATCACGACCGAAGGCACCTACTCGCAGACGATGGATTACCTCGCTCGCCTGGAGACCATGCAGCGCTTCGCCAAGGTCGGTCAGGTGTCGCTCAACCTGGAGGACAACGCCTCGACCGACCCGCTGCTCAACGCCGCCTTCTCGTTCACCGTCTACGTCTACACGGGTAGCGATCCAGGGGAGCAGTAGGCCATGACCCTTTCGAGAACCGCTCGCATCCTCATCGCCCTGCTGCTCGTGGCCGCCGCCGCCTTCTTCTGGGTGAACTTCTTCAACCAGCCCGAGACGCCGGCGCCGCTCCTGAGCCAGCCCGCCACCGTCCCCGGCGCGGCGGCCGCCGACGCGGCGCGCACCTCCCCCACCACCGCGCCCACCACCGGCGCGGGCGGGGAGGTGGGCTCGAGCCCCACCGTGGAGAGCGCCACGGCGCAGGCCACCGGTACCCCCGCCGCGACCCAACCGGGCGCCGCCGACGTGGCCACGACGACCACCCCGGTCGCCCCCGCCGTCGTGACGCCGCCCACGGTGGTGCTCCGCGACCTGGTCGTCGACGACCTCCCCTTCCTCGTCACCGCGCCACCCAGCCCCGAGGCCCAGGTCGAGGCCGACGCCACCGCCGACCCCACGCGACCGCAAGCCGGGCGCCGCGGCAACATCAACCCGTTCTCCCCCGTGGTGGTGCAGGCGCCACCGGCGCCGCCCGCCCAGGTCGTCGCCGAGGCCGCGCCCAGCCGCGAGCCCGACGTCGTGATCGTCGAGAACGGCACGGGCGGCCCCGCAGGCCCGGCCGACGCCACCCTGGTCGGCACGCCCGGCGCGCCCAGCGCCACGCCGGCCGGGGCCAGCGCCCGCACCGTCGTGCCGCCCGCCCCGCGGCCGCTGGCGCCGGCACCCACGCGCGCCGCCGACCTGCCGCGTCCGCTACCCAGCGGCACCCTCCCCATCACCCCCGACATCCTTCGCGACTCCCGCACCGTCGCCAGCGTCCCGAGCGGCCCCGCCAACCTCGCTGAGGTGGCCGCGGTTCGGGTGCCCGACCAGTCGGCCCCGGCGCCGCTCCCGGCCGTCACGCCTCACGACGAGGCCACGGTCATGGCCGGCCCGGGCGTGCTCGGCCCCGGCCGACCGACTGCCGAATCGGTGACGGCGTCGACCACCAACACCCTGCCACTCGTCGTTGGCGCCGACGCGCTGAGCCGCTACCTGCGCGACAACGACGTGCGCTTCACTGGCACCGCTCTCGGGCCCCTCAGCGTGGGCGTCTTCCGGGCCAAGCAGTACGACCAGCCGGTGGTGCTGACCCTCGGTCAGGCCCTGCCGGACACGGAGATCGTGCTGGCCGACCTGCGCGGTTACGAAGCTAAGTTCTCGCTGGGAAACAACACCCAGGTGCTCTCCTTGGATATCAGGCGGTGAACATGAAGCGGATCCTCATCACTACGCTCCTCGCGGCCCTGGCTCTCGCCTCCGCACAGGGAACGCTCGCGCCGTTGCCGGCGGACGGGCGCTTCGACGCCCCGGTCGAGTTCAGCACCGGCGCGGGCGGCGAGCTCCTCTCGACGATGATCACGGCGCTCGCGAAGGCGATCGACCTGACGGCCGTCACCGACGACGTGCCGGAGAAGACCATCGTCTACGACATCGGCGACCCGAAGCCGTTCCGGCAGGTGTGGAACCTCGTCCTCACGCTCAACGACCTTGACTACGTGCTGCTCGACAACGACATCGTGGTGGTGGGCTCGCCGGCGTCGGTGGCGAGGCTGCGCGCCCCGGCCGCGCCCGAGACCGCCACCGAGACGGCCCCCGCCCCCGCCGACCTGGAGCAGCGCTTCTACCGCGTCAACACGGACCCCGACCAGGTCGTCGAGATCCTCCAGCGCGCCATGCCCGGCCTCGACGCCCAGGCGCTGCCCGGCGTCCACAGCATCATGGTGCTCGCCACCGAGAGCGACCACGACCGCGTGGGGCGCCTCCTCGCCCAGTTCGACACCGCCGCCGAGCAGGTCCACCTCGAGCAGCGCACCTACTTCCTGAGCAACGCCGTGGCGCGGGACCTCGCCGACGTGCTGCAGAAGACCGGCATCGTGACCACCGACGCCGAGGGCAACCCGGGTCAGTCGGTCGACTTCACCGTCGTGGCCGAGCCGCGCGCCAACGCCCTCATCGTGACGGGCACGAACGCCGTGCAGGCGCGCTTCGCCGAGCTCATCCCGCAGCTCGACCAGCGCCGCCAGCAGGTGAACGTCCAGGTGCGCATCCAAGAGGTGGCTCACAGCATCACGTACGACCTCGGCCTCGACATCACGGGCGGCCTCGGCCAGCTCTCGGCGAGCATCCTCGACACCGGCCTGCGCTTCATCTTCGACTCCGCCGCCGCCGTCTCCTCCTTCAACATCGGGGCGGTGCTCGACGCGCTCGAGACGCAGGGCCTGTCGCGCCGCGTCGACGACGGCAACATCACGGTGCTCGACAACCAGACCGGCCACATCCAGTCGGGCGGGACCATCCTCATCTCGCTGCCCGGCGCCAGCGAGAACATCGAGCGCGAGATCCCCTACGGCGTGCAGCTCGAGATCACGC
Above is a genomic segment from Trueperaceae bacterium containing:
- the pilO gene encoding type 4a pilus biogenesis protein PilO; the protein is MSRSFDLRRLKQRDWAIIFIVVSLLAAVAWYFYLYSPTQDRIAQLESDITRLDADIRRGEDARRNLPNLRLAVAELEADRREFLSQLPRESDIAGLIDSLRASALDSDVVMQSFGQGSAQEQVQDVRSIGFNITTEGTYSQTMDYLARLETMQRFAKVGQVSLNLEDNASTDPLLNAAFSFTVYVYTGSDPGEQ